GTACTGACATATTCTTTCGGCTATTGCATTAAATCCATGCCCCTGCTGTGGAGTTATTCTGACATCGATCAAGGCATGGACAATTTCCTTATCTGTTTTTTCCCAATTGATTATAGCGGAATATTTTAAAATAATATTTTCTTCTTCTAAATTTTTTATTGTATTTTTTACAGTTTCTTCATCAAGACCTGTCATTGTAGCTATTTGCTCATCAGTCAACCTGCTGTTCTGGCATAGAAGTTCAAGAATATCCATTTCATTTGCCAAAAAAACCACCTCCTAAACATATATATTATGCACATTATAATATAAACAACAATTTATTTCAATTAGTTAGAGTATATATTAAAATAATAATTTTTGAGGACAACTTAATTCATGCTATTAATAAAAAATATATGTTAAATAATTAATTATTGACTCATGTAGGAAATCGTTGTACAATATAAGTAATCTATTATAAGCAGCTTTTAAGGTCCGAAAGGGTAATAGGGAAGGCGGTGAAAGTCCGCCGCAGCCCCCGCTACTGTAAGCAATGATGACGCTCAAATAACCACTGGGAAACCGGGAAGGTAGAGCTTAAGATGATTTGCAAGCCAGGAGACCTGCCTTAAAGTTTGTAGTTCACCTTCGGAGGGAAGGATTGATATGTGTTATATCTATTGGCTTACCCCGAAGGTAGGTCTTAATTTTTGCAAATTTAAAATGATAAAATTTTTTAACAGGGAAGGAGCAAGTAAGGGATTGTTTAGAGCTTTTATGATTGCAGGTACACATTCGGGAGCAGGTAAAACCACAATAAGCCTTGGGCTTATGGGATATCTTTCAAAAAAATACAAGGTAGCTCCTTTTAAGATAGGACCGGATTATATAGACAGCACGTATCACAGATATGTTACTGGGAATTATTCCGGCAACCTTGATTTGTATATGCTCGGTGAAAAAAATTTAAAATCTCTTTTTGCTCATGATTCCAAGGAAGCAGATATTTCTATTATTGAGGGAGTAATGGGCTTGTATGATGGAATGGGTACAACATCGAAGGGAAGCAGTGCAGATGTTGCAAAAATCCTGAAAATACCGGTAATACTTGTAGTTGATGGTTCGTCTATAGCTGCAAGCATATCAGCAATAGTGCTTGGATATATGAAATATGATAGAGATGTAAATATCA
This is a stretch of genomic DNA from Aceticella autotrophica. It encodes these proteins:
- a CDS encoding Lrp/AsnC family transcriptional regulator, with product MDILELLCQNSRLTDEQIATMTGLDEETVKNTIKNLEEENIILKYSAIINWEKTDKEIVHALIDVRITPQQGHGFNAIAERICQYDEVKSVSLISGGYDLSVEVEGKTMKEIALFVAERLAPIDGVLSTTTHFILKRYKQNGVFFTDGPKDKRLVVTP